Proteins encoded within one genomic window of Fundulus heteroclitus isolate FHET01 unplaced genomic scaffold, MU-UCD_Fhet_4.1 scaffold_561, whole genome shotgun sequence:
- the znf438 gene encoding zinc finger protein 438 has protein sequence MKSLQFRSIAPKAPAVVPSPSPLAPSCQPLSALPEATAASSPKSILVPAQNYALMQIAGQDGTFSLVALPPSVSSQTPQQQTQSVQKNLKLPIPRYQSARSKRTSEKVKSPVAANTKAVANVPVLAQTKLAGSGTSAVPKLQLEETNPTKDTTKEPSEKVFVIDSASSDISVTALLPESALLCPASNLERTVDGNEQPASASLIQNLQYPSAAASSSTGSPPDEATTAVGLCQPKAAAAQPQSSITVLSPAIFSKAVQIIPSPPKGKLPILPYSKMKSSLIPATKLSSLSPERKGFRGPAGVSTAADAASQNVENTEALTQSPVPSSIQQAQSKPSPVPVLLQKPPGKKRGRKRKTMEDILAFEARKKRSLSFFRRRVPEKPPAVIPGFRQKEVDISKKYRSIRPKPMLVMETVPQLVSLPAVTADGQEQELLLGRQLSTAAPTKALDCSPQPAPVTLHLRAGSSPKVFIGSRPLHRCSICSRCFQFKHHLQNHMNTHTNSRPYICPLCRKAYAHRGSLSTHMKLHHSEVRPRRSLCCEFCEKVFGYVGVYFRHLREVHKVVLTVEPSVSRHEDDVSLEGSISPEPSDELDREDPVELQIKCGRCQATTPTFADMKMHLLYVHGEEVHSGAPDGKAQRVGREVENELVKHAAHYWHQLNEKRNLVKCGSCDEEFFSFSKLKKHIMSHHGARDREGERARSSSPENAGDLGVLAAGAAFNCVLCSKVLDSKELVLDHWRSHHHCEQPVLLWDALSSYSGHEEGEVDGDLDTPSPSPH, from the exons ATGAAGAGCCTTCAGTTCCGGAGCATCGCTCCCAAGGCCCCAGCCGTGGTGCCTTCACCCTCCCCTCTGGCCCCGTCCTGCCAGCCACTGTCTGCTCTACCTGAGGCCACTGCTGCCTCCAGCCCCAAATCCATCCTCGTGCCCGCGCAAAACTATGCACTGATGCAAATCGCCGGCCAAGATGGCACCTTCTCCCTGGTCGCACTCCCcccctctgtctcctctcaGACGCCACAGCAACAAACCCAGTCGGTCCAGAAAAACCTCAAGTTACCCATCCCCAGGTATCAGTCGGCCAGAAGCAAGAGGACCTCAGAAAAGGTCAAATCACCAGTTGCTGCCAACACAAAAGCAGTGGCCAACGTCCCTGTCCTGGCTCAGACCAAGTTGGCGGGGAGCGGAACATCTGCAGTGCCAAAGCTACAGCTAGAAGAGACAAATCCCACCAAGGACACCACAAAAGAGCCTTCAGAGAAGGTATTTGTGATCGACTCGGCCTCCTCCGACATCTCTGTCACCGCCCTGTTACCGGAGAGCGCTCTCCTCTGTCCCGCTTCCAACCTGGAGCGGACAGTGGATGGCAATGAGCAACCTGCTTCAGCTAGCCTTATCCAGAACCTCCAGTACCCGTCCGCAGCTGCCTCCAGCTCCACAGGCAGCCCCCCCGATGAAGCTACGACCGCAGTGGGGCTGTGCCAGCCTAAAGCAGCTGCAGCCCAGCCTCAGAGCAGCATCACTGTCCTGTCCCCGGCCATCTTCAGTAAGGCCGTCCAGATTATCCCTTCGCCACCGAAGGGGAAACTTCCCATTCTGCCCTATTCCAAAATGAAGAGCTCCCTGATCCCGGCTACCAAGCTCAGCAGTTTGTCCCCAGAGAGAAAAGGCTTCCGTGGACCGGCAGGAGTCTCCACTGCTGCAGACGCCGCGTCCCAGAATGTGGAGAACACTGAAGCACTGACGCAAAGCCCGGTGCCCAGCTCCATTCAGCAGGCCCAGAGCAAGCCCTCGCCCGTCCCCGTTCTCCTCCAGAAACCACCCGGCAAGAAGAGGGGAAGGAAGAGAAAGACCATGGAAGACATCTTGGCTTTTGAAGCCAGAAAGAAGAGGTCGCTCTCATTCTTCCGTCGAAGGGTCCCGGAAAAGCCTCCAGCGGTAATTCCAGGCTTCAGACAAAAGGAAGTGGACATCTCCAAGAAGTACCGAAGCATCCGACCCAAGCCTATGTTGGTTATGGAGACGGTCCCTCAGCTGGTGAGTCTGCCTGCGGTGACCGCAGACGGCCAAGAACAGGAGCTTTTACTCGGTCGCCAACTCTCCACTGCTGCCCCAACCAAGGCTCTGGACTGTTCTCCCCAACCCGCTCCAGTAACCCTTCACCTGAGAGCCGGCTCCAGCCCAAAAGTGTTCATCGGAAGCCGCCCGCTCCACCGCTGCTCCATCTGCAGCCGCTGCTTCCAGTTCAAGCACCACCTCCAGAACCACATGAACACGCACACAAACAGCCGGCCCTACATCTGCCCCCTGTGCCGCAAAGCGTACGCTCACAGAGGCAGCCTGAGCACCCACATGAAGCTCCACCACTCAGAGGTGCGGCCACGCCGCTCCCTGTGCTGCGAGTTCTGCGAGAAGGTCTTTGGCTACGTGGGCGTGTACTTCCGTCATCTGAGGGAGGTCCACAAGGTGGTGCTGACCGTGGAGCCGTCGGTCAGTCGCCATGAGGACGACGTGTCCTTGGAGGG GAGCATCTCGCCGGAGCCGTCAGACGAGCTGGACCGGGAGGACCCTGTGGAGCTGCAGATCAAGTGCGGCCGCTgccaggccaccactcccacctTCGCCGACATGAAGATGCATTTGTTGTACGTGCACGGGGAGGAGGTCCACAGCGGCGCTCCGGACGGCAAAGCCCAACGCGTTGGCCGCGAGGTGGAGAACGAGCTGGTAAAGCACGCCGCCCACTACTGGCACCAGCTCAACGAGAAGCGCAACCTGGTCAAGTGCGGCAGCTGCGACGAGGAGTTCTTCTCCTTCTCCAAACTCAAGAAGCACATCATGTCCCACCACGGGGCCAGGGACAGGGAGGGCGAGAGAGCAAGGTCGTCGTCTCCTGAAAACGCCGGGGACTTGGGGGTTCTGGCGGCAGGGGCGGCCTTTAACTGTGTGCTTTGCAGCAAGGTGCTGGACAGTAAGGAGCTGGTTCTGGATCACTGGAGGAGTCACCATCACTGTGAGCAGCCTGTGCTGCTGTGGGATGCCCTGAGCTCCTACTCAGGACACGAGGAGGGGGAGGTGGACGGAGATTTAGACACTCCTTCCCCGAGCCCGCATTGA